Proteins from one Coregonus clupeaformis isolate EN_2021a chromosome 29, ASM2061545v1, whole genome shotgun sequence genomic window:
- the LOC121544960 gene encoding zinc finger and BTB domain-containing protein 18.2-like isoform X2 — MEFPDHSRQLLQCLSQQRHQGFLCDCTVLVGEARFKAHRAVLASCSMYFHLFYRDQPDKRDVVHLNSDIVTAPAFSLLLEFMYEGKLEFNTLPVEDVLAAASYLHMYDIVKVCKSKLKDKELCSPDEKVSEGIALENSSDSELHSKQPGPGRRQTRTQQPPQRAPPGEEFDMDNSKVRLAVTDCDRSAQSRQKANGHAGRAPDLVGVNYVSAEAEPCVQTAGKTNADVSSSTVSLSQRSRASDDTDCALDLSFKPLSSRDPLHPSYVSGQLALDSQQQGTEPLVKDEHDLLSEQEDSVPMSPESQRFGNSARSSVVTGFTALFPGNKGSTAALLSQEEDLMEEGESCGGREATRVGEGEEKRGRLLADSEEEDDLASSDISTSSGVLLPPGQQVCVCPLCSKVFPSPHVLQLHLSSHFREKDGARSKLSPEGSVPTCSQCGKTFSCMYTLKRHERTHSGEKPYTCGQCGKSFQYSHNLSRHAVVHTREKPHACKWCERRFTQSGDLYRHIRKFHCGLVKTLAIG, encoded by the coding sequence ATGGAGTTCCCAGACCATAGCCGTCAGTTGCTGCAGTGCCTGAGTCAGCAGCGTCACCAAGGTTTCCTCTGTGACTGCACTGTTCTCGTCGGGGAGGCGCGATTCAAAGCACACAGAGCCGTGCTGGCCTCATGCAGCATGTACTTCCATCTCTTCTACAGGGACCAGCCAGACAAAAGGGACGTTGTGCATCTGAACAGTGACATTGTGACAGCCCCGGCTTTCAGTCTGCTCCTTGAATTTATGTATGAGGGGAAGCTGGAATTCAACACCCTGCCAGTGGAGGATGTCCTGGCTGCGGCCAGTTACCTTCACATGTATGATATAGTGAAAGTGTGCAAAAGCAAGCTGAAAGATAAGGAACTGTGTTCCCCGGATGAGAAGGTTAGCGAGGGGATAGCACTGGAGAACTCCTCAGACAGTGAGCTGCACAGCAAGCAGCCAGGGCCAGGCCGGCGACAGACACGGACACAGCAGCCGCCCCAGAGAGCCCCCCCGGGAGAGGAGTTTGACATGGACAACAGCAAAGTCAGGCTGGCTGTCACAGATTGTGATAGGTCTGCACAGAGCAGGCAGAAGGCAAATGGTCACGCTGGCAGGGCCCCGGACCTTGTAGGTGTCAATTATGTGTCAGCAGAGGCTGAGCCCTGCGTCCAAACAGCTGGAAAAACAAATGCTGATGTCAGTAGTTCCACAGTATCGTTGTCCCAGAGGTCCCGGGCTTCAGATGACACGGACTGCGCTCTGGATTTGTCTTTCAAGCCACTGTCTAGCAGAGATCCCTTACACCCCTCCTATGTCTCAGGACAGCTGGCCCTCGACAGCCAGCAGCAGGGCACTGAGCCACTTGTTAAAGACGAACACGACTTGCTGTCAGAGCAGGAGGACAGTGTGCCGATGAGCCCGGAGAGCCAGCGCTTTGGGAATAGCGCCAGGAGCTCAGTGGTGACAGGGTTCACTGCCCTCTTCCCAGGCAACAAGGGCTCCACGGCAGCCCTGCTCTCCCAGGAGGAAGACctgatggaggagggggagagctgTGGGGGGAGGGAGGCCACAAGAGTCGGAGAGGgcgaggagaagagggggaggttGCTTGCGGacagtgaggaggaggatgacCTGGCCTCCTCGGACATCTCCACCTCCAGTGGGGTGCTCCTACCCCCGgggcaacaggtgtgtgtgtgcccactCTGCAGCAAAGtgttccccagtccccatgtgCTCCAACTGCACCTCAGCTCGCACTTCCGTGAGAAGGATGGGGCGCGCTCCAAGCTCTCCCCCGAAGGCTCTGTTCCCACCTGCTCACAGTGTGGCAAGACCTTCTCCTGCATGTACACCCTGAAGCGGCATGAGCGCACACACTCTGGCGAGAAGCCATACACCTGTGGCCAGTGCGGCAAGAGCTTCCAGTACTCTCATAACTTGAGCCGGCATGCCGTGGTTCACACACGTGAGAAGCCTCACGCCTGCAAGTGGTGTGAGCGGCGCTTCACCCAGTCTGGGGATCTGTACCGCCACATCCGGAAGTTCCACTGTGGCCTTGTCAAGACCCTTGCCATTGGATAA
- the LOC121544960 gene encoding zinc finger and BTB domain-containing protein 18.2-like isoform X1 has protein sequence MGSAKTNDQLIGLLLVTGDKGYEGRMEFPDHSRQLLQCLSQQRHQGFLCDCTVLVGEARFKAHRAVLASCSMYFHLFYRDQPDKRDVVHLNSDIVTAPAFSLLLEFMYEGKLEFNTLPVEDVLAAASYLHMYDIVKVCKSKLKDKELCSPDEKVSEGIALENSSDSELHSKQPGPGRRQTRTQQPPQRAPPGEEFDMDNSKVRLAVTDCDRSAQSRQKANGHAGRAPDLVGVNYVSAEAEPCVQTAGKTNADVSSSTVSLSQRSRASDDTDCALDLSFKPLSSRDPLHPSYVSGQLALDSQQQGTEPLVKDEHDLLSEQEDSVPMSPESQRFGNSARSSVVTGFTALFPGNKGSTAALLSQEEDLMEEGESCGGREATRVGEGEEKRGRLLADSEEEDDLASSDISTSSGVLLPPGQQVCVCPLCSKVFPSPHVLQLHLSSHFREKDGARSKLSPEGSVPTCSQCGKTFSCMYTLKRHERTHSGEKPYTCGQCGKSFQYSHNLSRHAVVHTREKPHACKWCERRFTQSGDLYRHIRKFHCGLVKTLAIG, from the exons ATGGGAAGCGCAAAAACGAATGATCAACTAATCGGACTGCTGTTGGTCACTGGAGACAAAG GTTATGAAGGAAGAATGGAGTTCCCAGACCATAGCCGTCAGTTGCTGCAGTGCCTGAGTCAGCAGCGTCACCAAGGTTTCCTCTGTGACTGCACTGTTCTCGTCGGGGAGGCGCGATTCAAAGCACACAGAGCCGTGCTGGCCTCATGCAGCATGTACTTCCATCTCTTCTACAGGGACCAGCCAGACAAAAGGGACGTTGTGCATCTGAACAGTGACATTGTGACAGCCCCGGCTTTCAGTCTGCTCCTTGAATTTATGTATGAGGGGAAGCTGGAATTCAACACCCTGCCAGTGGAGGATGTCCTGGCTGCGGCCAGTTACCTTCACATGTATGATATAGTGAAAGTGTGCAAAAGCAAGCTGAAAGATAAGGAACTGTGTTCCCCGGATGAGAAGGTTAGCGAGGGGATAGCACTGGAGAACTCCTCAGACAGTGAGCTGCACAGCAAGCAGCCAGGGCCAGGCCGGCGACAGACACGGACACAGCAGCCGCCCCAGAGAGCCCCCCCGGGAGAGGAGTTTGACATGGACAACAGCAAAGTCAGGCTGGCTGTCACAGATTGTGATAGGTCTGCACAGAGCAGGCAGAAGGCAAATGGTCACGCTGGCAGGGCCCCGGACCTTGTAGGTGTCAATTATGTGTCAGCAGAGGCTGAGCCCTGCGTCCAAACAGCTGGAAAAACAAATGCTGATGTCAGTAGTTCCACAGTATCGTTGTCCCAGAGGTCCCGGGCTTCAGATGACACGGACTGCGCTCTGGATTTGTCTTTCAAGCCACTGTCTAGCAGAGATCCCTTACACCCCTCCTATGTCTCAGGACAGCTGGCCCTCGACAGCCAGCAGCAGGGCACTGAGCCACTTGTTAAAGACGAACACGACTTGCTGTCAGAGCAGGAGGACAGTGTGCCGATGAGCCCGGAGAGCCAGCGCTTTGGGAATAGCGCCAGGAGCTCAGTGGTGACAGGGTTCACTGCCCTCTTCCCAGGCAACAAGGGCTCCACGGCAGCCCTGCTCTCCCAGGAGGAAGACctgatggaggagggggagagctgTGGGGGGAGGGAGGCCACAAGAGTCGGAGAGGgcgaggagaagagggggaggttGCTTGCGGacagtgaggaggaggatgacCTGGCCTCCTCGGACATCTCCACCTCCAGTGGGGTGCTCCTACCCCCGgggcaacaggtgtgtgtgtgcccactCTGCAGCAAAGtgttccccagtccccatgtgCTCCAACTGCACCTCAGCTCGCACTTCCGTGAGAAGGATGGGGCGCGCTCCAAGCTCTCCCCCGAAGGCTCTGTTCCCACCTGCTCACAGTGTGGCAAGACCTTCTCCTGCATGTACACCCTGAAGCGGCATGAGCGCACACACTCTGGCGAGAAGCCATACACCTGTGGCCAGTGCGGCAAGAGCTTCCAGTACTCTCATAACTTGAGCCGGCATGCCGTGGTTCACACACGTGAGAAGCCTCACGCCTGCAAGTGGTGTGAGCGGCGCTTCACCCAGTCTGGGGATCTGTACCGCCACATCCGGAAGTTCCACTGTGGCCTTGTCAAGACCCTTGCCATTGGATAA